A single genomic interval of Helicoverpa armigera isolate CAAS_96S chromosome 13, ASM3070526v1, whole genome shotgun sequence harbors:
- the LOC110376891 gene encoding LOW QUALITY PROTEIN: uncharacterized protein LOC110376891 (The sequence of the model RefSeq protein was modified relative to this genomic sequence to represent the inferred CDS: inserted 2 bases in 1 codon), translated as MNVRKSLDVRLIALCTTCLLLPAIACPSQCICKWKNGKRYVECSEKDLKTIPNTLDPETQVLDFTGNDLQVLQKETFHKLNLLNLQKIYLQRCRLQKIDNHAFKGLANLVELDLSNNYLTVIPSTNFVFFPSLMRLSLNNNPITSIKTHCFQHLSYLNTLELSDCKIETIEREAFSGLNHLEWLRLNGNRLSNIQGENLFPDTLRGINLQNNNWNCDCHLRDLHSWLLNFNMPHAVEPICSLPERLRKRTITSVAENELACLPKMSPTSVFLETNTGNNITLECLVKAIPEAKITWLYQGQIIHNYSSMLPDARDLYYVENGVTDKKSELYIFNIGNDDNGTYSCIAENPAGRSRANYTIRILVKEEPVVIVVTFPQRHLVVIVTVVFLIIVLLIAIIAVVLLKFKTDTRSRKKKESGKDVALCNQILPSNRGNGMPKNNGSVIVNAHSHHALHYTVQTNRDYEASDVYQSNNMKGFVDRNPDLISDAETVANNAQNENTVLSVYKAQTASGDGFQEETAFTAPTIPRQVTWQDQQTINMPQNTINNMYQHSADVHLNPGCFLDNEGYPYDYGLPKHPCRPPIMSNYSVVGPFYQTLPHNRPKGQKLVCKFAKDTEFNAXFGPGNVRRTLEGYPVPRNRQIAFVGNGTVYYNEEFVPSPPEGYKTEPVQCCAPAEACSSWVNPKGTCAVMVPMSVAEGPGRCYQVETRCVDTQTTDARLPGEGTESVLKPLPQVSNAKCAADICSESPDEGYVGDANDI; from the exons ATGAATGTGAGAAAGAGTTTGGACGTGAGGCTGATCGCCTTGTGCACCACCTGTCTGCTGCTGCCCGCCATAGCCTGTCCCTCCCAATGCATCTGCAAGTGGAAGAACGGCAAGCGATACGTCGAGTGCTCAGAGAAAGACCTCAAAACAATCCCCAATACCCTCGACCCAGAAACACAAGTACTAGACTTCACAGGGAACGATCTACAAGTTCTACAAAAAGAAACTTTCCACAAATTAAACTTGCTCAATCTTCAGAAAATCTACCTACAAAGATGTAGACTACAGAAAATCGATAACCACGCGTTCAAAGGTCTCGCGAACCTCGTCGAGTTGGATCTCTCCAACAATTACTTGACAGTCATACCGTCGACCAACTTTGTTTTCTTCCCGTCGCTAATGAGGCTCTCGCTCAACAACAACCCAATAACGAGCATAAAAACTCACTGCTTTCAACATTTATCGTACTTGAATACTTTGGAGCTGAGCGATTGCAAAATAGAAACAATAGAGCGAGAAGCTTTTTCCGGCCTCAACCACCTGGAGTGGCTGCGACTGAACGGCAACCGGCTATCAAATATTCAAGGTGAAAATTTATTCCCCGATACGCTGCGAGGGAtcaacttgcaaaataataattggaatTGCGATTGCCATCTCAGGGATTTACATAGTTGGTTGTTGAATTTCAATATGCCGCACGCCGTCGAACCAATTTGCTCCCTCCCTGAACGTTTGAGGAAACGGACGATCACGAGCGTCGCAGAAAACGAGTTGGCGTGCTTACCGAAAATGAGCCCTACGTCTGTGTTCTTAGAGACGAACACGGGCAACAACATAACCCTCGAGTGCTTAGTGAAAGCGATACCCGAAGCGAAAATAACCTGGTTATATCAGGGCCAGATCATTCATAATTATTCGAGCATGTTACCGGACGCACGCGACCTGTATTACGTGGAAAACGGCGTTACGGATAAAAAGAGCGAATTGTACATATTCAATATCGGGAACGACGACAATGGAACGTACTCATGCATCGCCGAGAACCCCGCAGGCAGGTCTCGAGCCAACTACACAATACGAATTCTAGTGAAAGAGGAGCCCGTCGTTATAGTGGTCACGTTCCCACAGAGACACTTGGTAGTCATAGTCACCGTAGTCTTTCTTATTATCGTCTTACTCATAGCTATAATAGCAGTAGtattattgaaatttaaaacagaCACGCGAAGTCGCAAGAAAAAGGAAAGCGGCAAGGACGTGGCGTTATGTAATCAAATTTTGCCTTCGAACCGGGGGAATGGAATGCCTAAAAATAATGGTAGTGTGATTGTTAACGCGCACTCTCATCACGCGCTGCACTACACAGTACAAACAAACCGTGATTACGAGGCGAGCGACGTGTATCAAAGCAATAACATGAAAGGCTTTGTCGACAGGAACCCCGACCTAATTAGCGACGCGGAAACTGTAGCTAACAATGCGCAAAACGAGAACACAGTGTTATCAGTATACAAAGCTCAAACCGCGAGCGGCGACGGTTTCCAAGAGGAAACCGCATTCACCGCGCCGACAATACCCCGCCAGGTCACGTGGCAGGATCAACAGACCATCAACATGCCGCAGAACACAATCAACAACATGTACCAGCACTCGGCGGACGTCCACCTCAATCCGGGGTGCTTTTTAGATAACGAAGGCTATCCGTACGACTACGGTCTGCCGAAACATCCCTGTCGGCCGCCAATTATGTCCAACTATTCTGTAGTCGGTCCGTTTTATCAGACACTACCGCACAATCGGCCAAAGGGTCAGAAGCTTGTTTGTAAATTCGCAAAAGACACGGAATTTAACGC GTTTGGGCCGGGCAACGTGCGGCGTACTTTGGAGGGGTACCCCGTGCCGCGGAACAGGCAGATCGCGTTTGTGGGTAACGGGACGGTGTACTATAATGAGGAGTTCGTGCCGTCGCCGCCGGAGGGGTATAAGACGGAGCCGGTGCAGTGCTGCGCGCCCGCGGAGGCGTGCAGTTCGTGGGTGAACCCGAAGGGTACGTGTGCAGTGATGGTGCCGATGAGTGTGGCGGAGGGCCCGGGCCGGTGCTACCAGGTGGAGACCCGGTGCGTGGACACGCAGACCACGGACGCTCGGCTGCCCGGCGAGGGCACGGAGTCAGTGCTCAAGCCTTTACCGCAAGTGTCTAACGCGAAGTGCGCCGCTGACATATGTTCGGAGAGCCCCGACGAGGGCTACGTCGGTGACGCTAACGACATCTGA